One part of the Thermoanaerobacterium sp. CMT5567-10 genome encodes these proteins:
- the feoB gene encoding ferrous iron transport protein B — translation MITAALIGNPNVGKTTLFNLLTGSNQHVGNWPGVTVEKKEGFISENVKLVDLPGIYAMDTYSNEEKISKAFLESGDVDLILNIVDASNLQRNLYLTMQLKEFNKPIVLILNMVDVAESKGVKIDYDKLSKLLNVLVVPIIAAKGKGVDKLEELLAKGDFLETYNDNNSHYHNILHFKSEAETYKYIEQILSQCLTYTSDNIVTVTEKLDKIFINKFLAYPIFLAIIYFIFQFTFSWVGQPLADLLDSGVNDWLVPHIQMVLSGTSNWFKSFIVDGIIGGVGSVIVFLPVILTLFLCISFLEDSGYMARVAFLMDKIIRKMGLSGKAFIPLIIGFGCSVPGVMSTRTLESEKDRKMTALLVPLMSCNARLPVYLIIAGALFKGHEAVVVASLYALGVIIAFLIGILFKNTIFKKDDEPFIIELPEYKLPEIKSLAIHTWEKGKGFLRKAGTIIFSVSIIVWVLSNFNFSGMTEINSSFIAAIGKFISPIFIPLGFASWQNSVALLTGIMAKEVVVGTMGVIYGGNLTKVLPTVFTPLSAISFLVFVLLYTPCISLIATMKKEYGGKMAIFSVIYQLVLAWIVSFIVFNGGSLILRIF, via the coding sequence ATGATTACTGCAGCTTTAATTGGAAATCCAAACGTAGGAAAGACTACACTTTTCAATCTGCTTACTGGTTCTAACCAGCATGTTGGAAATTGGCCCGGTGTTACAGTTGAAAAAAAAGAGGGTTTTATCAGCGAAAATGTAAAGCTTGTGGATTTGCCAGGCATTTATGCGATGGATACTTACTCAAATGAAGAGAAAATTTCAAAAGCATTTTTAGAGAGTGGAGATGTAGATTTGATACTAAATATAGTTGATGCGTCAAATCTACAAAGAAATTTGTACTTAACTATGCAGCTAAAAGAATTTAATAAACCTATCGTATTAATTTTAAATATGGTGGATGTTGCTGAGAGCAAAGGTGTAAAAATAGATTATGATAAATTGTCAAAGCTTTTAAATGTTTTGGTGGTTCCAATAATAGCTGCAAAAGGAAAAGGCGTTGACAAACTTGAAGAGCTGTTAGCGAAAGGTGACTTTTTAGAAACATATAATGATAATAATTCTCATTATCATAATATTTTACATTTCAAAAGTGAAGCTGAAACGTATAAATATATAGAACAAATTTTAAGTCAATGTCTGACATACACATCTGATAACATAGTCACAGTGACAGAAAAATTAGATAAGATTTTCATAAATAAATTTTTAGCGTATCCGATTTTTCTGGCAATTATATACTTCATATTTCAGTTTACTTTTAGCTGGGTTGGTCAACCTCTTGCAGATTTATTGGATAGCGGTGTCAATGACTGGCTGGTGCCACATATTCAGATGGTGCTTTCAGGCACTAGTAATTGGTTCAAATCATTTATTGTGGATGGCATAATAGGAGGTGTAGGTTCTGTTATAGTATTTTTGCCTGTGATTTTGACGCTATTTTTGTGTATATCCTTTTTAGAGGATAGTGGGTATATGGCTAGGGTTGCCTTCTTAATGGACAAAATTATTAGAAAAATGGGTTTATCCGGCAAAGCTTTTATTCCGCTCATAATTGGTTTTGGATGTTCAGTTCCAGGAGTTATGTCTACCAGAACTTTAGAGAGTGAAAAAGACAGAAAGATGACAGCACTTCTTGTTCCTCTTATGTCATGCAATGCGAGGCTTCCAGTTTATCTCATAATTGCAGGTGCTTTATTTAAAGGCCATGAAGCTGTTGTTGTTGCATCACTATATGCATTAGGTGTAATAATAGCATTTTTAATTGGAATACTTTTTAAAAATACTATATTTAAAAAAGACGATGAGCCTTTTATTATCGAACTCCCCGAGTACAAGCTGCCTGAAATCAAATCTCTAGCAATTCATACATGGGAAAAAGGCAAGGGGTTTTTAAGGAAGGCAGGAACTATAATTTTTTCTGTATCCATAATAGTTTGGGTATTGTCAAATTTTAATTTTTCCGGTATGACGGAAATTAATTCTAGTTTCATAGCAGCCATCGGAAAGTTTATAAGCCCGATTTTTATTCCTTTAGGCTTTGCTTCATGGCAAAATTCAGTAGCTCTTCTTACGGGAATAATGGCTAAAGAAGTAGTAGTAGGAACGATGGGAGTTATTTATGGTGGAAATTTGACAAAAGTATTGCCTACGGTATTTACTCCGCTTTCAGCAATTAGCTTTTTGGTGTTTGTGCTTTTGTACACGCCATGTATATCTCTTATAGCTACCATGAAAAAAGAATATGGGGGTAAAATGGCCATCTTTTCTGTAATATATCAGCTTGTCTTAGCGTGGATAGTTTCTTTTATAGTCTTTAATGGCGGAAGTTTAATCTTAAGAATATTTTAA
- a CDS encoding Fur family transcriptional regulator, whose product MTKEDILKTIKSNNYKITPQRELIINIMLNSNGYLSVREIYEKVKSSFPQVSLDTVYRNLSLLKDINVLSEATIGNNIMYEIHKDMHEHIMKCLNCGKVYELDICPIDLCRNTLDGFEVVDHKIEITGYCKNCKNKMEEDNK is encoded by the coding sequence ATGACAAAGGAAGATATTTTAAAAACCATAAAATCCAACAACTATAAGATAACTCCTCAAAGAGAACTTATCATAAACATAATGTTAAATTCCAATGGTTACTTATCTGTAAGAGAAATCTACGAAAAAGTAAAAAGCTCATTTCCGCAAGTGAGTTTAGATACTGTATACAGAAATTTAAGCCTTCTAAAAGATATAAATGTATTAAGTGAAGCAACTATAGGCAACAATATTATGTATGAAATTCATAAAGACATGCACGAACACATAATGAAATGTCTAAACTGCGGAAAAGTTTATGAACTGGATATATGCCCTATAGATCTTTGTAGAAACACGTTGGATGGTTTTGAAGTTGTAGACCACAAAATCGAGATCACTGGATACTGCAAAAATTGCAAAAATAAAATGGAGGAAGATAATAAATGA
- a CDS encoding Lrp/AsnC family transcriptional regulator, translated as MSKKMDIIELLNENSRLTDKQISVITGLSEDEVKDIIKNLEEEKVLLKYSTLVNWEKTEKEVVRALIDVRVTPQQGQGFNAIAERIGQYDEVKSVSLISGGYDLSVEVEGKTMKEIAIFVAERLAPIDGVLSTTTHFILKRYKQDGVFFTDGPEDKRLVVTP; from the coding sequence ATGTCTAAAAAAATGGATATTATTGAACTTCTTAATGAAAACAGCCGTCTGACAGACAAGCAGATCTCTGTAATAACAGGGCTTAGCGAAGATGAAGTAAAAGATATAATAAAAAATCTTGAAGAAGAAAAAGTTTTATTAAAGTACAGCACATTAGTTAATTGGGAAAAAACTGAAAAGGAAGTCGTACGCGCACTTATCGATGTAAGAGTTACACCACAGCAAGGACAGGGCTTTAATGCAATAGCTGAAAGAATCGGTCAATATGATGAAGTAAAATCAGTATCTTTAATATCTGGAGGATACGATCTGTCTGTAGAAGTCGAGGGAAAAACGATGAAGGAAATCGCTATTTTTGTAGCCGAAAGGCTAGCACCTATAGATGGTGTATTAAGCACCACAACACATTTCATACTTAAAAGGTATAAACAGGACGGCGTATTTTTTACAGATGGTCCGGAGGATAAAAGATTGGTGGTAACGCCATGA
- a CDS encoding ferrous iron transport protein A: MSIYDLKPGQTAIVSDILGNERLAKRLRALGAIEGAKVKVKSFAPLGDPIIINFMGFDLAIRKRDAKNIVVKNVL, translated from the coding sequence ATGAGCATATACGATCTGAAACCGGGCCAAACTGCTATAGTCAGCGATATTTTAGGCAATGAAAGATTGGCAAAGAGGCTAAGGGCCCTGGGGGCTATTGAAGGGGCTAAAGTGAAAGTCAAAAGTTTTGCTCCTTTAGGAGATCCTATAATAATAAATTTCATGGGGTTTGATTTAGCTATTAGAAAAAGAGATGCGAAAAATATTGTTGTGAAAAATGTATTGTAA
- a CDS encoding class I SAM-dependent RNA methyltransferase, giving the protein MSKIELIAPTLFGIESVAAKEIRSLGYEDIKVEDGKVTFIGDISAICKANLWIRSAERIYVKIGEFEASTFDELFEGVISLPWEEWIPENGQFPVDGYSLKSNLHSIPDCQSVIKKAVVERLKKKYKKEWFDENGPLYKIKFSLMKNKAVLMIDTTGEGLHKRGYRAMSNIAPLRETLASAMIMLSDWRYDRPLIDPFCGSGTIPIEAALIGANIAPGLNRKFTSEKWGQIPKKLWLDIRKEAHSLIKMDVELNIRGYDIDESAVKLSINNAHKAGVNQYVKFANKPLKDLRTDDMYGILICNPPYGERMGEIKEVEKLYREMGRIFTSLNTWSYYIITSHENFEKLFGKKATKRRKLYNGMIKTTYYQYFGPRPPRKI; this is encoded by the coding sequence ATGTCTAAGATAGAATTAATAGCACCTACACTTTTTGGGATTGAATCAGTGGCGGCTAAAGAGATAAGATCTTTAGGTTATGAAGACATAAAGGTTGAAGATGGAAAAGTTACATTTATTGGTGATATATCTGCTATATGCAAAGCTAACTTGTGGATAAGGTCTGCAGAGCGTATATATGTTAAAATTGGGGAATTTGAGGCATCTACGTTTGACGAACTTTTTGAAGGAGTAATATCGCTACCGTGGGAAGAATGGATTCCAGAAAATGGCCAGTTTCCCGTTGATGGGTATTCACTGAAATCAAATTTGCATAGCATACCTGACTGCCAATCAGTAATAAAAAAGGCTGTTGTTGAGAGGCTTAAGAAAAAGTATAAAAAGGAATGGTTTGATGAAAATGGGCCTCTCTATAAAATAAAGTTTTCATTGATGAAGAATAAGGCAGTGCTTATGATAGATACCACCGGAGAAGGATTGCACAAAAGAGGATATAGAGCCATGTCAAATATAGCGCCTTTGAGAGAGACTTTAGCATCTGCCATGATTATGCTTAGTGACTGGAGATATGATAGGCCACTCATAGATCCATTTTGTGGCTCAGGAACTATTCCTATTGAAGCTGCTTTAATCGGCGCTAACATTGCACCCGGATTGAATCGCAAATTCACATCAGAAAAATGGGGACAGATACCAAAGAAGTTGTGGCTTGATATAAGAAAAGAGGCTCATAGTTTAATTAAGATGGATGTTGAACTCAATATAAGAGGATATGATATTGATGAATCTGCAGTTAAGTTATCCATTAACAATGCACACAAAGCAGGTGTTAATCAGTACGTAAAATTTGCCAACAAACCGCTAAAAGATTTGAGAACAGATGATATGTATGGAATCTTAATATGCAACCCACCTTATGGCGAGAGGATGGGTGAGATAAAAGAAGTAGAAAAGCTTTATAGAGAAATGGGGCGAATCTTTACAAGTCTTAATACGTGGTCATACTATATAATAACATCTCATGAAAATTTTGAGAAGTTATTTGGTAAAAAAGCAACAAAAAGGAGAAAGCTTTACAACGGCATGATAAAAACCACTTATTATCAATATTTTGGGCCAAGGCCTCCAAGGAAAATTTAG
- a CDS encoding FeoB-associated Cys-rich membrane protein, with the protein MIIEVIITVAIVAAAVFMLYKNLKKSASGKCNCGNCSSSCPKFSTVKQKK; encoded by the coding sequence ATGATTATTGAAGTAATTATAACTGTAGCAATAGTAGCTGCTGCTGTATTTATGCTTTACAAGAATTTAAAGAAGAGTGCTTCTGGCAAATGCAATTGCGGCAATTGTTCTTCAAGCTGTCCTAAATTTTCCACAGTAAAGCAAAAAAAGTAG
- a CDS encoding DUF4367 domain-containing protein, which yields MKDLYDEKLKSESKIFEALLEYAGACHVNNIINDLEEANGEEILYPKELGIKIRKMLKHHKRKEAAKKFFISAKRTFPKVAIFFFVVFIGFTVAITTVSAFRARVFNLIIEIKKDYTDIKLKENYEPNASSSTSLVPSNWENEYYLSYVPHGFKISKIDSQEVTKIIQYTNDKGDFIVFSQSSNENTDMMVDTENAVTQKIDINGYEGILIQKNGLNTVIWRKDHNLFSLMSKIDKNELIKAANSIKLKK from the coding sequence ATGAAAGACCTTTATGATGAAAAGCTAAAATCTGAAAGTAAAATATTTGAGGCATTGCTGGAATATGCAGGGGCTTGCCATGTAAACAACATAATCAATGATCTGGAAGAAGCCAATGGTGAAGAAATACTTTATCCTAAAGAATTAGGCATTAAAATCAGAAAAATGCTAAAACATCATAAAAGAAAAGAAGCAGCCAAAAAATTCTTTATATCGGCGAAAAGAACCTTCCCAAAAGTCGCGATATTCTTCTTTGTGGTTTTTATTGGCTTCACTGTGGCGATAACGACTGTTTCTGCTTTTAGAGCTCGCGTCTTTAACCTCATAATTGAAATCAAAAAGGATTATACAGACATAAAATTAAAAGAAAACTATGAGCCTAATGCATCTTCTTCCACATCGCTTGTCCCATCCAACTGGGAAAATGAATATTATCTTTCATACGTGCCACATGGGTTCAAGATAAGCAAGATAGATTCACAGGAGGTAACCAAAATCATTCAATACACAAATGATAAAGGCGATTTCATAGTTTTCAGCCAAAGCTCAAATGAAAACACTGACATGATGGTTGACACAGAAAATGCCGTAACACAAAAGATCGATATAAACGGCTATGAGGGCATTTTGATTCAAAAAAATGGTTTAAACACCGTCATCTGGAGAAAAGATCATAATTTGTTCTCTCTGATGTCAAAAATCGATAAGAACGAACTTATAAAAGCTGCCAATAGCATCAAACTAAAAAAATAA
- a CDS encoding DUF2156 domain-containing protein — protein MKSLTINDKSVFDEYFSNFPPEISEYTFTNLFMWNHVYDIKYEIIDNCLCISSGNKILPPVGPKENILNAFDKFCKMMRTYHSEIYLDRFDKDSACKISEMYKVEMTPDEDNFDYVYNTDDLINLSGRKYHNKKNHINKFLKTYDYTLEALSSDNALECLKFTEEWLSSKDINENPGVLKEFDAIKKVLNNYEFFKLKGIVLKISGKIEAYSFGEKLNPCTAVTHIEKANSDIKDAYAFINMSFAKMMSEFKYINREQDLGITGLRYAKQSYHPVKMIFKFKGKL, from the coding sequence TTGAAATCACTGACAATTAACGATAAAAGCGTATTTGATGAATACTTCTCTAATTTTCCGCCGGAAATATCGGAGTACACATTCACGAATCTTTTTATGTGGAATCATGTGTACGACATAAAGTACGAAATAATTGATAATTGCCTATGCATATCATCAGGCAACAAAATCTTGCCTCCGGTAGGGCCTAAAGAAAATATTTTGAATGCTTTTGATAAATTTTGTAAAATGATGCGAACGTATCATTCTGAAATTTACCTTGATCGATTTGATAAAGACAGCGCCTGTAAAATTTCAGAAATGTACAAAGTTGAGATGACACCAGATGAAGATAATTTTGATTATGTCTACAATACAGATGATCTTATTAATCTTTCTGGAAGAAAATACCATAATAAGAAAAATCATATAAATAAGTTTTTAAAAACATATGATTATACTTTGGAGGCATTGTCATCTGATAATGCTTTAGAATGCTTGAAATTCACTGAAGAATGGCTTTCGTCAAAAGATATAAATGAAAATCCCGGTGTTCTTAAAGAGTTTGATGCTATAAAGAAAGTACTGAATAACTATGAGTTTTTTAAACTAAAGGGAATTGTTTTGAAAATAAGCGGAAAAATTGAAGCGTATTCATTTGGAGAAAAACTAAATCCATGTACGGCAGTAACACATATAGAAAAGGCTAATTCAGACATAAAAGATGCATATGCATTTATAAATATGTCCTTTGCAAAAATGATGTCAGAATTCAAATACATCAATAGAGAGCAAGATTTAGGAATTACGGGCCTTAGATATGCGAAACAATCTTACCATCCAGTAAAGATGATTTTTAAATTTAAGGGAAAGTTATAA
- a CDS encoding aminotransferase class I/II-fold pyridoxal phosphate-dependent enzyme, which yields MIEDKYISDIVKNIPPSGIRKFFDLVTNSRDIISLGVGEPDFVTPWVIRKEGIDVLDRGSTTYTSNLGLKELREAISFFLKKHYDLNYDPEREIMITVGASEAIDLALRCLLNNGDEVLVPAPSYVSYSPCIELTRGIPVYVPTDEKNNFVITPDDLKSKITNKTKALILPYPNNPTGAIMKKEDLEEILDVIIDHDLIVISDEIYSELTYDGKHVSIASLPGMKERTILLNGFSKAFAMTGWRLGYIAAEHGFIEAMNKIHQYTTICAPIMAQYAGIKAIYECEADIEKMRKTYDQRRRFIVNGFREIGFDCFEPKGAFYIFPSIKKTGLTSQEFCERLLKDERIAVVPGDAFGPGGEGYIRVSYAYSIDKIMKALERIERFAKKIF from the coding sequence ATGATAGAGGACAAATACATTTCAGACATAGTTAAAAATATACCACCATCCGGAATAAGAAAATTTTTTGACCTTGTTACTAATTCACGCGATATTATCTCTCTCGGTGTAGGAGAGCCAGATTTTGTAACACCTTGGGTAATACGCAAAGAGGGCATAGATGTCTTAGACAGAGGCAGCACTACGTACACATCAAATCTCGGCCTTAAAGAACTGCGTGAGGCTATATCATTTTTCTTAAAAAAACATTATGACTTAAATTATGATCCTGAAAGGGAAATTATGATAACTGTAGGAGCAAGTGAAGCCATCGATCTTGCGCTTCGCTGTCTTTTGAACAATGGCGATGAAGTGTTGGTACCGGCGCCAAGCTATGTATCGTATTCACCGTGTATTGAGCTTACAAGGGGAATTCCCGTCTATGTACCAACAGATGAAAAAAACAACTTTGTAATAACGCCTGATGATTTGAAATCAAAAATAACCAACAAGACAAAAGCACTTATACTTCCATATCCGAATAATCCGACAGGTGCCATTATGAAAAAGGAAGACTTGGAGGAAATCTTAGACGTAATAATAGATCATGATTTAATAGTCATTTCTGATGAAATATACAGTGAGCTTACCTATGATGGAAAGCATGTTAGTATAGCATCGCTACCCGGCATGAAAGAAAGGACTATACTTCTCAATGGATTTTCTAAAGCATTTGCCATGACTGGCTGGAGACTAGGTTATATAGCAGCAGAGCATGGTTTTATAGAAGCCATGAATAAGATACACCAATATACAACGATATGCGCTCCAATCATGGCTCAATATGCTGGTATAAAAGCTATATACGAATGTGAAGCAGATATAGAAAAGATGCGAAAAACTTACGATCAAAGAAGGAGATTTATAGTAAACGGATTTAGAGAAATAGGCTTTGATTGCTTTGAACCAAAGGGCGCCTTTTACATCTTCCCTTCAATTAAAAAAACAGGATTAACTTCACAGGAATTCTGTGAAAGATTGTTAAAAGATGAAAGAATCGCAGTTGTGCCAGGAGATGCTTTTGGACCAGGCGGTGAGGGTTACATAAGGGTTTCATATGCATATTCCATAGATAAGATAATGAAAGCACTTGAGAGAATAGAAAGATTCGCTAAGAAAATATTTTAA
- a CDS encoding metal ABC transporter substrate-binding protein: MKRLISIFLAILIVFSLTSCNTKISKRPDKMIVYASFYPLYDLTKKIAGDKAVVQNIIPPGVEPHDWEPTTRQVADIERASVVIYLGLGMDSWINKVETSVSGPKFINVSTGINAIKVGNAVNPHVWLSPKETQILAKNIKDALVNADNKNAKYYESNYKTLSSTLKQLDSEYTEKLKNTKTKTFIVYHSAFDYVARDYGLNQVSIVGMSDEAEASPAKVAKVIQLIKKENIKYIFTEPLTSPKPVQSIASETSAKVLPLNTIEGLTKDEMNKGYDYISLMRQNLDNLQKALN; this comes from the coding sequence ATGAAACGACTTATTTCGATTTTCTTAGCGATTTTGATTGTGTTTAGCTTAACGTCCTGTAACACAAAGATTTCAAAAAGACCTGACAAAATGATAGTTTACGCTTCTTTTTACCCTTTATATGATTTAACAAAAAAGATTGCCGGAGATAAAGCAGTCGTACAAAATATAATACCACCCGGTGTGGAACCACATGACTGGGAGCCAACAACACGACAGGTGGCTGATATTGAAAGAGCCTCTGTAGTCATATATCTTGGACTCGGCATGGATTCATGGATAAATAAAGTCGAAACATCAGTTTCAGGCCCTAAATTTATAAATGTATCAACTGGCATAAACGCGATAAAAGTTGGAAATGCTGTAAATCCTCATGTTTGGTTGTCTCCAAAAGAAACACAGATATTGGCGAAAAATATCAAAGATGCTTTAGTAAATGCTGACAATAAAAATGCAAAATACTATGAAAGCAATTATAAAACTTTGTCAAGTACATTGAAGCAGTTAGACAGCGAATACACTGAAAAACTTAAAAACACTAAGACAAAGACGTTTATAGTCTACCACAGTGCCTTTGACTATGTAGCGAGAGATTACGGTTTAAACCAAGTATCTATCGTCGGCATGAGTGATGAAGCCGAAGCAAGTCCTGCTAAAGTTGCCAAAGTCATACAGCTTATAAAAAAGGAAAACATCAAGTACATCTTTACAGAACCATTGACATCACCTAAACCGGTCCAATCAATTGCCAGCGAAACAAGTGCAAAGGTATTACCGCTAAATACTATTGAAGGACTTACTAAGGACGAGATGAATAAAGGATACGATTATATATCTTTGATGAGGCAAAACTTAGACAACCTCCAAAAAGCATTAAATTAG
- a CDS encoding amino acid permease, whose amino-acid sequence MTFKKNGGSSNILRKKSLDMIIEDANDKKNALKKSLSWFDLILFGIGAIIGTGIFVLTGVAAAKYAGPGLILSFVLSGIACTFAALSYAEFASTFPAAGSTYSYSYVALGEIFAWIIGWDLILEYAFAIPTIALGWSGYFTSLLHSFGVNIPAWAANSASSAPGGIINLPAIGIVLLLGIILLFGTKESSIINNIAVIFKITVVLFFIAVAVGHVNPSNWKPFLPYGWKGVFSGAAIIFFAYIGFDSVSTAAEETKNPARDMPIGILGSLGISTLLYIAVVAILTGVVSYTKLNTPEPVAFALTSLGINWASGLVSFGAIAGITTVLLVMMYGQTRIFFAMSRDGLLPPFLSKLHEKYKTPVASTIIVALFAAVVAGFFSIDELAKLVNIGTMFAFVLVSVAVIVLRYTKPELPRKFRCPLVPLIPILSIASTVFLMISLPLETWIRFIVWFVLGIIIYFFYGYRHSKLAQNDYKGTKVESLYKEV is encoded by the coding sequence ATGACTTTCAAGAAAAATGGCGGAAGTTCAAATATATTAAGAAAAAAATCGCTTGATATGATAATAGAAGATGCAAATGATAAAAAAAATGCATTAAAAAAATCTCTTTCATGGTTTGACCTTATTCTCTTTGGGATTGGTGCCATAATCGGTACAGGTATTTTCGTATTGACTGGTGTTGCGGCTGCAAAGTATGCGGGACCAGGTCTTATATTATCATTTGTTCTTTCAGGTATTGCTTGTACTTTTGCTGCATTGAGTTATGCAGAGTTTGCATCGACATTTCCAGCGGCGGGATCTACGTATAGCTACAGTTATGTGGCACTTGGCGAAATATTTGCGTGGATAATTGGATGGGATTTAATATTGGAGTATGCATTTGCAATACCTACTATAGCATTGGGTTGGTCAGGATATTTCACAAGTTTGCTTCACAGTTTTGGCGTTAATATACCTGCTTGGGCTGCAAATTCAGCAAGTTCCGCTCCTGGTGGAATCATAAATTTACCCGCTATTGGCATAGTTTTGCTGTTGGGAATAATCTTGCTTTTTGGCACTAAAGAAAGCTCTATAATAAATAATATTGCAGTCATCTTTAAGATAACGGTTGTGTTATTTTTCATTGCTGTTGCTGTAGGGCATGTTAATCCTTCTAATTGGAAACCATTTTTGCCATATGGTTGGAAAGGAGTATTTTCAGGCGCTGCTATAATATTCTTTGCTTACATTGGTTTTGACTCTGTATCGACTGCAGCAGAAGAGACAAAAAATCCTGCAAGAGATATGCCAATAGGAATTTTAGGGTCATTAGGCATAAGCACACTTTTGTATATAGCTGTTGTTGCAATTCTTACAGGTGTCGTGTCATATACGAAACTTAATACGCCTGAGCCTGTGGCATTTGCTTTAACTAGCTTAGGCATTAACTGGGCGTCAGGATTAGTTTCTTTTGGTGCTATCGCAGGAATCACAACAGTTTTATTGGTTATGATGTATGGTCAGACCAGGATATTCTTTGCCATGTCAAGAGATGGACTTTTACCACCGTTTCTTTCAAAACTTCACGAAAAATATAAAACGCCTGTTGCAAGTACGATAATCGTTGCATTATTTGCAGCGGTTGTTGCTGGATTTTTCTCCATCGATGAACTTGCAAAGCTTGTGAATATAGGAACGATGTTTGCATTTGTCCTTGTATCAGTGGCAGTTATTGTATTGAGGTATACAAAGCCTGAACTTCCAAGAAAATTCAGATGTCCGCTTGTGCCTTTAATACCTATCTTATCCATTGCTTCAACTGTATTTTTGATGATTTCGCTGCCTCTGGAGACATGGATAAGGTTTATAGTATGGTTTGTGCTGGGTATTATCATATATTTCTTTTATGGATATAGGCACAGCAAGCTAGCACAAAATGACTACAAAGGTACTAAAGTGGAAAGCCTTTATAAAGAAGTATGA
- a CDS encoding class I SAM-dependent methyltransferase, giving the protein MYDEFAKFYDRLGWDSYAKELWPDFKKYLDKEGFKPKTMLDLACGTGTFCIGALKDGIIVEGLDISEEMLKKAVENAKSFGFDIKFHHGDMSSFHLGKKYDLITCTFDAINHMTEFDKWKSMFNCVKNHLNEKGVFMFDMNTLKDLNDNWNNIHIRKYPNGDYYISKSISFGDNAFITFTAFLKKEGRLYEEYEETVQESSFSLDAVVDELKCAGFKDIRIMNRKFDVVEDIYSLDRAFILCSI; this is encoded by the coding sequence ATGTACGATGAATTTGCTAAATTTTACGATAGATTGGGCTGGGATTCCTATGCAAAGGAGTTGTGGCCTGATTTTAAAAAATATTTAGATAAAGAGGGGTTTAAACCAAAAACTATGCTTGATTTGGCTTGTGGAACAGGCACTTTTTGCATAGGTGCATTGAAAGATGGTATAATTGTTGAAGGACTTGATATATCAGAAGAGATGCTTAAAAAGGCGGTTGAAAATGCAAAAAGTTTTGGTTTTGATATTAAGTTCCATCATGGCGATATGAGTAGCTTCCACCTTGGGAAAAAATATGATCTTATAACATGTACATTTGACGCCATAAATCACATGACTGAATTTGATAAATGGAAGTCTATGTTTAATTGTGTAAAGAATCACCTTAATGAAAAGGGCGTATTTATGTTTGATATGAATACATTGAAAGATTTAAATGATAATTGGAATAATATCCATATAAGGAAGTATCCAAACGGCGATTACTATATTTCCAAAAGTATATCATTTGGCGACAATGCTTTTATAACATTTACTGCTTTTTTAAAGAAAGAAGGCAGGCTATATGAAGAATATGAGGAAACAGTTCAGGAATCGAGTTTTTCATTAGATGCAGTAGTAGATGAACTAAAGTGTGCAGGGTTTAAGGATATCAGAATAATGAATAGAAAATTTGATGTGGTTGAAGACATATATAGTTTAGATAGGGCTTTCATTCTCTGCAGCATTTAA